GTGCAATAAAgttgtgtatttaaatgaaaacatctctatatatacacaacacACTGGTCCCCCATGTGTAGAAACCTGACTCAGAGCAAAggcctgtttgtgtttcagcatTATTCGTGTGCAAGGACAGAAACCTCCAAGTCGCTAAAAACACTGGGCACCTGTTCCCTGGATCCCACTGGGAGAAATTCCACTCCccagttactgtgtgtgtgtgtgtgtgtgtgtgtgtgtgtgtgtgtgcgtacatgaAACCGTGTGGCAGTAAAAAGAATGTTGACACTGGATTTTCCGGTCTCACGTGGACCCCGTGCAAAATTACTTCCTGTACAACCCTCCCCTATTTAAAGGCCGGTGTGGAGCCAGAGGGGCTTCAGCAGGGGATTAAAGCCAAAGTCCTCGCACCCTTCACACCAGCGGCTCACCCACTGACCGACTGATGATCTGGAGGATTTTGTGAAGATCCATCCCCAGCTACACGGCTGAGGCGTCTGGATTTCTGTTCAAGATCAATTGGGACGTTTAACTTTGAGAGTAAGGAGTTTTTAAGATTCGAGTCGGGATCCGGAACCAAAAGAATCCGAATAGTTGTTCAATTTCTTCACTCAACTTGAATTCTACCTTTTTTTGGTGGAATCGAAGAGTTTTTAAGACTTTGATTACATTCAGAGCCTTTTGCATTGAGCTGACTTCTCATTTTTGGAAACAGTTTGACTTTGTTAGACCAACAGGCGAATGCTGGCTCTAGGAAGAATGTCAAGACACTCTGCAAGGTCTTATTAAAGTTTATCTGtaacacactggaaaaaaaaacataaagaagtaaaatacaaatttctagaaaaaaaagtctggtaTCCTTACATGATGAGTAGCGGTGGGACCACCACAGTTTCACCACAGGAGCCTCAGGCTTTCAAACGGGCagttaggaaaataaaatgtgctgcTATGGTGGCCAGCTTGGCCAAGAGCTGGCAGGGCTGGGccaatgaacacacaaacaagcaggaTGCTGTCCCAAGTGGCTGGATGCCTTCATCTGTcgaggaaaaagacaaaaaagagagcAATCACATTGTCAAACTTACCGTCACCCCGCGTGTTATCGCAGCGGATGCCTCCGACACCAGCGGGAGTAAGATCAGGACCTGTTCTGTCACCAAGACAGTCGGGCCAAAGCTCGGCGAGTGCAGCAGCAGCGATTTGATCAATGCCATCCGAGACAAGATGGAGTCGGGTCCCGAGGAGAACAAGCTGTTCTTGGGCAACGAGTCGCCGACACGGCGGCGCCAGATGAGGGCGCTACAgagtgcaggaggaggaggggtcaTCCAAGACAGGAAGCTGATGCTCCAAGAGAAGAAGCTGGGGTCGAGGAGTAGCAGCGTGGACACAGAGGACAGCGGGCTGGGAGAGGAGGCAGGGCTCAGCGACAACAGTGAATTCAAAACTGAACAGGGTGACATCCAGTCCAAGAAACAAACTAAAAGACCCAAGGTAGAGTGGTTAATTGCAATGATTATAAATGGATGGACAAAAGTTTAAACATGATGATATGCCAATATAGTTTATAATAATTTGGCATGAATTAAATTGAAGTTAAATTTAAAGCTATGCCAATCTAGAGACTTTTTGGACGAACCTTAGCTACCTTCCGCCGAAcagagtcgccagtattgccccgcgagtGCGAGGTCGGGGGTTCCCTCCGCaaggcacacctctctctgtgtttcattcAAATGACCACACAGCCGCTGACACGGGCGTGAATGaacttctaactttctctctgagggaTCACTTCATAAGCAAATATAGCACAGCGCAGCCAATTATGTGCATGGGGATTCTGTCAGACGAAGtggtggttataaaatcaggattttataCTTGTTCCgtttgtctgacaacagaagcagaaaaacatgtaaatgagaacagctttattgggaattcagctgtattaaattactgtgtatgtgagcagagagagcaggagagaagcaaacagataaagggatGAAACCAGCTCACACTGGGCAGAAGGATTATACAATACAACGCgatgatgtcatgaatatgcCAATTAGAGCATTAAGTCATCTAGCAGCATTTAGCGGCTTTCGAGCAGGCTTCAGTTCTTGTAGCTTTAAATGAGCCTCCATTGGGAATCTCCTTTCCAAGTaccaaaataactaaaataatacAGAGGGGGAAAGCTGCTCGGGCGCACTTTTGTAATTTGTCCTGACAAAGTGGTACAGAAAGACAAGTGAAAGTGAAGGGATGACAGAAAAGGGCAAACACTTTTATTTCTCTTGCTGACATCCAAACCTCGTATTTCGTGACAGAGGTCATTTGCAATTGGTCCTTTGCACATTTGAGCGTTATTAGTGACAGTGACCTTTAATTAGGTTATTTTCAAGAATGAGACATTGGGTTTTGACAAGACAATTATGAGTCTCTCCTGTCTACTTTCTTTATAACAGCTACAAATGTTtccaataaatattaaaatagagCATAAATATTCTCACACAAGTCACACGGAGTGAATAAACAAGTTTAAGACGAGGTCCCTTTGATGTAACCTGAAGAAATACAACGTCCTCACGGACACCAAACAACATAACACTTGCATAACTCCAATACTAAAACCTCTCCTATAAAAGGCAAAGGAGCCGGCCGGTGGCCCCCCAATGTGTCAAGGGGGTCGCCATAGAGCaaactcataaaaacacaagctgGACTGCAGCGCAGTggaatatatgaaaataaatatagtCATGCACTGCAATGTGTCCTCCAACCTGACCTTCAGGTGGAACGGCCCCCGAGGGGAAAACGGGGTGAAGGGAAAGAGGGCAGAGGGGAACATGAGCGAGAGAGGtaatgtgagagacagagacagtcagacactGACACGAATCATTATAGAAAAATAAGACACCTTCAAGAGATATGTGAAACCGCGAAAGACgttttgtttcattaatttcatattGTGATGAGTTGGCCATTACGCTCATGAAATGTAATAGGAATTAAACTGACTTGATGAATGTATTGTCCTGAGGCACTGCTgagatatttaaataataataacacgCTTATGGTtaatgagaaaaagatgaagaaatgtTATAATGTTGGCCTGTGGCTTTACCGTTGAATTCATGAATGTGCTGACAAACATTGCGTTTTATACGTCTAAGGCATAAGAGGATGTGCTCATTAGTAAACCGAAAGGTTGGTTTAATGCAAAACAGATTTCTTGACAATCTGCCCATCAGCCTTTAAGATATGTTGGTTGTAAGCAGCTCTCGTTTGGGCTCACCTCACATTgggaaaaatatctgtctctgcagctgctAGATGCTCTGCTTTGTAAACCACCTACTCATTTACTCTTTCTGTCCACGGTGGGTCCTGTGCAGTGGGTTTGCTAGAACTTTTATGCTAAAAATGGCTGCCTACTGCTGGGAATGAAATCGAGGACCGTGGTAATAATCAACCAAAGCATTAAAGCGCgccataaaaccaaacaagCAAAAGAGTCACACGCTGATGTTTAggaggtataatgtttaccatgtttacgCCCAACCTCGCACTCGCGGGGCagtactggcgactctcttcgACGAtagtagctaaggtttgtccaaaaagttcCTAGGTTGGCATAGCTTTAGAGGTATCATGGACACCTCTACCAAATTGCATGGCACTCTGTCctatagttgagatatttcacctagaaaaaaaaaaaaaaaatcaacctcaGTCTGGTCCAAAGTGGTGGATGACTGACATTGCCGACCCTAGAGCCctgccactagcatggctaataaaaaaatgagctgaaacacaCTAAAAAATCTCTGCGAGTAACTGCAGAGTTGGAAGATAATTCTCCATTTCCTCTCACACTGAGTCAttttaaatggactgcacttatatgcCACCTTTTCACCTTACAAATCATAGTTTTGCCTCTCTTCCACatattcacagacacacacaccgaggGCATTGAAAGGCGCTGGCCTGCACATAGGCTTAGGTGTCTTGCCCAAcgacacttcaacatgtggacaggaggagctgggaatTGAACCGCCAACCCAGAGATTAGCAGGCAATCCACTCTACCACTTTAGCCACTACTGCCACTACTACACTATTTCCATAATGTGTGTGCAGTTTTATGTAGTCTGTATTCTGTTAAGTAGTTTAATCTATTACAGTGGGTTGTATTTTATGAGCTAATAATATGATTTGGCTGAAAATATCATGTATCTGTCAGATACATATAGTGGAGTACAATACTACagagtacaatatttccctctgacaaGTAGAGGAGAAAAAGTAGACATTAGTACATAACGGAAACACTCAagcacagtaaaagtacctcaaaactgtgcttgagtacttgaataaatgctgctttccaccactggtcaTGTACAGAGCAGAAACCCCACAGAGACAAATGCTAAGAACCAAAGATGgagtcaaaaaggaaaaaaacaaaaaagggaatcAGGAGCATTATCACTTTAAGGGTTCACAGAGTTTCAGGGAAGGTCCTGACTTTTCATAGACCAAATACCAAATAGATCTGATGACACTGATCTGAGGGCCTGGCAAGATGAGGAAAATACCGAcagaggaggcaggagagagggagaagaggacgtggggggagaggggaaggagagaagggggggcgcagagaaaaagaagaggttAAACAggaaaggcaaaaataaaaaggaagattttGATGGATGAGAGCatgaagagagatgagaggagcagAATATGAGAGggaagtcaaaaacaaaaagagagaggaaagagaaagggggggagAGATGAGAAGATGCACAGGGAGGagttttttggcattttgaagTTTGAATTCTCACCAAAATGCCACACTGTAAGCTGTAGCTCAGTCTAAGAGTTTGCAGATGCAGATTTTGTACGATATTTGAGGTCATAAATAGCCGCAAAAATGCACCAAATAGGGCATGTGAGCCTTAAGGTTTTCTGAAGAGCGACCAGACCCTTTTCCTTGGTTTTTAAAACCTATTTTTGGATTCTTAAGGTTGTAAATTATAATGTCTGCACATGCAGGCTTATATGAGCATACATATTTCCATTAATATATATGTCTGAGTGAAAGGCAAAGGGCCATGCTAGGAATCCATTACACTAACTAGAAGCAAGTTTATTTCAAGGTGGAGGGTcattaatcaacatttataTACTGCACTGTCACCGCAGAGGTTTTTAGCAGATCTGAAAAAAGTTACTGCAACCTAGTTTTAACTGACAAGGAGCAGCAACCGCTTTGAAACAGGATACAGTAGGGCTCATGGGAAAAGTGGtctaaatgttttgaaaagtggATAAAAGCTTACTCACAGACATTACTGTTTTATTAAAGTTGGTCGTCccagcagttttgttttgaactTCAGGAAATGTGGCAACAAGTGATACATTATAAAAAGAAGAGCTAAATTTGTGCAGGGGAGGCCAAGACATCCTGGCTTTTAATCCCTGGTATGGGGTTAACATCCAAAATAACTGGAATCCAACAATTGCCATAAAGTAACTCAATAGCAAATTTCATTAGACTCTTCCTGTCTTGTACTTTCCCGCTTTATCTCAAATGCCACTTTGTCAGTTTGTAATACAGATTTTCAGTTAAAGATTTGTAATCTCCATATCCAAGCCTGGATAACCCTGACGACATTACTGTGACCTTAACctgggttattttctcagagtTGACAAAGCTGCTACAcggccacagaagacattattcAACTGTTTTCACGAGTTGGTAGTTCTCACCATGACTAGTCAACAGATTTTGACGTGTGAAATCAGATGGACCTTTAAACTCTGATGTTAACCCGCTTACCATCATTTACCTCCAGATTAAGATTGCCACTATGGGAAACATCAAAAGCCGCTGGCAGCAGTGGTCCGAGGAGCACATGGAGGGCCAGAAGCTCAACCCCTTCAGCGAGGAGTTTGACTACGAGTACGCCATGGCTCAGCGCCTCCGCAAGGGGGACTCCGGCTACGGTCGACCCAAAGACGGCTCCAAGACGGCCGAGAGGGGCGACCGGGCCCAGAAACACATCCACAGGGAGATGGAAGAAATGGTGTGGATTATCAGAGATATGGGCATCAAGGATAAAGAGGGAAGGACCATCATTACCTTCGGCCGGCTCTTCGACCGCTACGTGAAGATCTCGGATAAGGTGGTGGGCATCCTGCTGCGTTGCCGCAAACACAAGATGCTGGACTTTGAGGGGGAGATGCTGTGGAAAGGACAGGACGATGATATTATCATCATGCTGAGGGACTGAGGACAGACGTGATGTCTCACGAACGTCCACACACATTCGCATCTCACACATCAGCCCGGCCAGAGGAACAACGCCTGCCACGCTAACCACAATGCTACATCATGTATGCAAGACAAATGGAGGAATATTTTGGAAGAGACAGAGTAATAACACAGTATGATTATAATGTTCAACGATAATCCAAACATTACACACAGCTTCAAGGATAAACACACTAAAAGGACTCATTCAACCAAATCCTTGACTCATTAGTTCTTCTCATACACCTTACAGGTCATCCCGTGAAGGGAGGCTATCTTTAGCATGCTAGCCATGATTGCCTTGCTAACTATTCTACATGCTAGAGAGTCTTGAGAATCCACCACTATGCCAGTCCAGTCACATAGAAAGCTTTGCTCAGACTGCAGCTGAAGAAAATTTACAGCTCATAATTCACCGCAACACTTAACAAAGTCTCTGTTTAGTCCTCTTTACCTTTacctttttgaaaaaagtaaacaagCTAGCACAAACGCATGAACTTGGCCTTGTCACAGACTATTATGGCTTTGGGTTTTTTAGATATACTTTTTAGACAACAGGacaagaacaggaaaaactgttaaaacaagAATTAAACAGCAAAGCGaccaaagttttttgttttttttttccatttggacTGACTTTAGTGTCTGTTGCTAGCAGATCTTAAATTACATAACTGAATAAAGCCTGGAAGCCGGGTTGTCAAGTCTGTGTGACAAAACCAgcgtgatgatgatgatgatgataatcaGATACAGTATACTATCATACATAAAATGTACCTCTGTGGTGTAgaccagtggttctcaacctttgTGTAGTCTTGTCTTGGGATGCCAAATGAGAAGATTTAGTTGTTAGTTGTAGTCTATACTGACAGATTAACAGTGAAGACCCTGAAGCCTATGAACGGAATACGTTCTGGTCAATGAAATAACAGTGAAATCAAAATATTTCCCATTTTTCTAGGGACCCCTTGGAATCAAGAGACAGGTACCGGGCGGCAGAGAGTACGTGGATGCAGCGTCAGCATTTGTACATGCTGGTCTCGAGTCAGTTTGGTGGGCTTTGGGTATAGATGAATTACTTCCTTCAAAATACAGATCTTTATCTATTGATATTATTCATGTAGTATGCATGCAAAGCAGGCCTCCCCGACCAGCGggaaaaaacaactgaatgaaACAGAAAGGGCAAATGCACCAGGGTTTGTTTGAACTGCACCAAACAGGCTAGCTGTGAAAGCACATTAAAATTCAACCCGCGGCAACTCTTGAAAAGTAGCCCAATGGATCTGGCAACGCTGCCTGGCAGCAGTTGGAGCTAATATTTACATTAAGACAggaacaaaagaggaaaaaaaacattggattttttaaaatatttttgttattgtatgtgtgtttttgtatgggATTTAATTTTACAACCTTTACCAAATCAACTTTTGCTCAAACCTTTATAGAGACTAGTGGATGTACAGTATGCGGATGTGgttgtttaatttaaaagcaGTTTGAGCAAGTAGGCTGCTCTCTATGGACTGACACACAGAGCTGCCTGTCGTCTGTCGGAGTCATTGACTCTTTCCGGACCACAATAATTAGCTGTGAACTGCTCCCTAGCCAACTGACTGGCTGATTTGCCTCTTTTCTGTCCTTGATTTTCAAAGCAGAAAAGCTGTAGAGTTATGTGATAAGCGCTCACATGTACAGTAGCATTTTGTCTGTACAGGAACCCCAGCATTAGCAAGAAGCTTAAGCACAGTAATGGAAAtcttatctgtttatttatgaaAAACTCTCGTCCACTGAGTGCATGTGTAACGTGTGTTAGTTTTCAAGTAAATAATTCTATCGTGAAAGGTGTTTTACCTCGTTTTAACATTTGGGAGAAATCGAAGTGGTGTGAAAGAGACTTAGAAGTGCTTGATAAATaaattctgaatattttttttctttcaaagtgaAAGCATGTGAGTCTTCTTACAGAAGGAGAATTTTGTTACAAGAACTGTGCAGTGCTGAGACGGTGAAATTAGAGTTGTAGCATTTTTGCTGTGCTTAGTGTTGACATAGGATATAAGGAAGTCAATAAAGACTTAAATTTGAATACtgatcttctgtttttctttttttaaagcagatttGGTGGGATATTGAGCTACTGAGCAGATCATTTGTTTCAAGTACGCCTTCTACTTTATACAGTTAGCAAACGGTAGAAGCTGCTCAGTCATTTTCCGATGGCCCTCGGGCGGCTGTTTTAGGCACCGGCCTAAAACAActgaatgaaacagaaaagggcAAATGCTCCAGAGTTTGTTTTAGGTGCACCAAACAGATGGTAATTATAAATTAGAGGAGCCTTGCCTCATGTTTGCATAGTGAAACGTGTGACCGGTATCTGCAGTGGAATGTCTGTGCGCTTTTGCAGCCACGGAACGGTATCCTAACATGTGCTGCGTGTGTCTCAAGATGTTTTCGGAGCTTCGCTCAGCGGGTTCGAGCGAAATGAGACATGCTTGATGACATCAAACGTTACGCCGGATGCAGCGCGACTGTTCGATGCCGGACACATACAACCATCTATTCttacaagagaaacagaaacattcGACTGACAATACACAACTATGTACACAAGGGcaatgaaaaatgtaagaaagGTTATTTATAGTTGTAGGTTTAACTTTATATTCCATCTGGGCGGCTTAAGGCTTTAGTTTACTCCCCAGTGTTCTCATTTACCGATGTCACTGCTGCAATGAATTGTGGCCTATTCACTCTGAAAAGTCTACAATGATGCACACTTGCTAAAAATCCTTGGGGAGGTCTCCAGAAGTTCACGCCAGAGCCCTTAAGCGCTTCCCGATGCTGCAGTGAGACGGTCTTGAGCCCTTGTGGACTCTGAGGCCGTCAGTCCGGACGCTGTTGGCAGATCGCTgagctttttcacttttcctcctCATTACACCTCCCTCTGCCGCCCGGGTGTCCCTTGGAGGGGACAAGGGAAAGTAAAGGAGTGGGGCAGAGGAGCGATGAGGGAAAGGAGAGGCCATCTGGGAGACAGCCCAGGTGTCTGCTATTGATTGAAGCGGCTGAATCACGAACGCAATACAcagatgttttacatttaacatttatcaCCAAAAGGCTTTGCATGTATGGCCTCATGAAACTTTTCTTAATCCTCATATTTGGAAGACACCGCCATTCTACAGCTGAGCAGTGGCGCTAAAGTCGAGGATTTGGCCGAAACTAACTGCTTTCCAATGACATGTTGTCCAACCGCGTCGGAAGACAAATGCTTTTGCCAATGGCCACACGTGACAGCGGCGCGAAACcctaaaataattaaaatgggGTTAACAGCAAACACTTTAGGGCAGTTTCTCCTTGAAGGCATTCGTGGCGTGGCACTAGTTTGCACATATGAAAAATGATGGAAGAAGTCGCTTGAagaactgaaaaagaaacagaaaagggcAAATGCTCCAGAGTTTGTTTTAGGTGCACCAAACAGATGGTAATTATAAATTAGAGGAGCCTTGCCTCATGTTTGCATAGTGAAACGTGTGACCGGTATCTGCGGTGGAATGTCTGTGCGCTTTTGCAGCCACGGAACGGTATCCTAACATGTGCTGCGTGTGTCTCAAGATGTTTTTGAGCTTACGTCAGCGAGGTTTGAGCGAAATGAGACATGCTTGATGACATCAAACGTTACGCCGGATGCAGCGCGACTGTTCGATGCCGGACACATACAACCATCTATTCttacaagagaaacagaaacattcGACTGACAATACACAACTATGTACACAAGGGcaatgaaaaatgtaagaaagGTTATTTATAGTTGTAGGTTTAACTTTATATTCCATCTGGGCGGCTTAAGGCTTTAGTTTACTCCCCAGTGTTCTCATTTACCGATGTCACTGCTGCAATGAATTAT
This genomic interval from Xiphias gladius isolate SHS-SW01 ecotype Sanya breed wild chromosome 21, ASM1685928v1, whole genome shotgun sequence contains the following:
- the abraa gene encoding actin-binding Rho-activating protein, which codes for MSSGGTTTVSPQEPQAFKRAVRKIKCAAMVASLAKSWQGWANEHTNKQDAVPSGWMPSSVEEKDKKESNHIVKLTVTPRVIAADASDTSGSKIRTCSVTKTVGPKLGECSSSDLINAIRDKMESGPEENKLFLGNESPTRRRQMRALQSAGGGGVIQDRKLMLQEKKLGSRSSSVDTEDSGLGEEAGLSDNSEFKTEQGDIQSKKQTKRPKIKIATMGNIKSRWQQWSEEHMEGQKLNPFSEEFDYEYAMAQRLRKGDSGYGRPKDGSKTAERGDRAQKHIHREMEEMVWIIRDMGIKDKEGRTIITFGRLFDRYVKISDKVVGILLRCRKHKMLDFEGEMLWKGQDDDIIIMLRD